A genomic window from Lentibacter algarum includes:
- a CDS encoding M23 family metallopeptidase, which translates to MRTQLAIRIDSFLERYFPERRVFLRSDKDTRFIRLRPLVQLFAFSGAALVVAWSIIATAILLMDSIGAGNFREQAKRDQQTYQSRLNFISVQRDTRAEEALAAQERFNSALQQISLMQSELLASETRRREMETGIEIIQNTLRSAMNERDDARDQLAAIAQAQENGGAVQVAGINSNSNALGLITQALAETAAERDKVVADAQFALNQAAEMEERIALMKDQNDQIFRQLEEAMTVSVKPLDRMFRAAGMNTDSLLKQVRRGYDGQGGALTPLSFSTRGEEPSSAERRANRIIRELDRLNLYRLAASKAPFANPVKAGYRFTSPYGYRRDPKTGGRRMHNGVDFAGPVGTPLYATADGIVTHAGWSSGYGRLVKIRHEFGIETRYAHQNQIRVKVGQRVSRGQRIGDMGASGRVTGPHLHYEVRVGGQAVNPMIYIKAANDVF; encoded by the coding sequence TTGCGCACACAGCTTGCTATCCGTATCGACTCGTTTTTGGAGCGCTATTTTCCAGAACGTCGTGTTTTTCTGAGATCAGACAAAGACACACGCTTTATCCGCCTGCGGCCTCTGGTGCAGCTCTTCGCCTTCTCTGGTGCGGCTTTGGTTGTGGCGTGGTCGATCATTGCGACAGCGATCTTGTTGATGGACAGCATCGGCGCGGGCAACTTTCGCGAACAAGCCAAGCGTGACCAGCAGACCTACCAGAGCCGGTTGAACTTTATCTCTGTGCAGCGTGATACCCGCGCCGAAGAGGCCCTCGCGGCTCAAGAACGTTTCAACAGCGCTTTGCAGCAAATTTCCCTGATGCAATCAGAGCTTCTGGCCTCTGAAACGCGCCGTCGTGAAATGGAAACAGGGATTGAAATTATTCAGAATACCCTGCGTTCGGCGATGAATGAGCGTGACGATGCGCGTGATCAGCTCGCCGCAATTGCCCAGGCGCAAGAGAATGGCGGAGCTGTGCAGGTCGCGGGAATCAATTCCAACAGCAACGCGCTTGGCCTGATCACACAGGCTCTCGCCGAAACAGCGGCAGAGCGTGATAAAGTGGTTGCTGATGCACAATTTGCGCTCAACCAAGCCGCTGAAATGGAAGAGCGCATTGCGCTTATGAAAGACCAGAACGACCAGATTTTCCGCCAGCTTGAAGAAGCCATGACTGTTTCTGTGAAGCCGCTGGACCGCATGTTCCGCGCCGCTGGAATGAACACAGACAGCCTTTTGAAGCAGGTGCGCCGGGGGTATGACGGACAAGGCGGAGCATTGACGCCGTTGTCTTTTTCGACACGGGGTGAAGAGCCTTCCTCTGCCGAGCGCCGCGCCAACCGCATTATCCGCGAACTGGATCGTCTCAATCTTTACCGTCTTGCCGCCTCAAAAGCGCCCTTCGCCAACCCAGTCAAAGCGGGCTATCGCTTTACATCGCCCTACGGCTACCGCCGCGACCCCAAGACGGGCGGACGCCGCATGCACAACGGTGTTGATTTTGCGGGACCAGTGGGGACACCCCTTTATGCGACGGCTGACGGGATCGTTACGCATGCAGGCTGGAGCTCTGGATATGGCCGCCTTGTGAAGATCCGACACGAGTTCGGCATCGAAACACGCTACGCCCACCAAAACCAAATTCGGGTTAAAGTTGGACAAAGGGTATCGCGTGGACAACGAATTGGTGATATGGGAGCATCTGGACGAGTGACTGGCCCCCATCTGCACTATGAAGTACGTGTGGGCGGACAAGCCGTGAACCCAATGATCTATATCAAGGCAGCTAACGATGTTTTCTAA
- a CDS encoding polymer-forming cytoskeletal protein has protein sequence MFSKSKINEPGPKADSTTPASGADKGAPAAPSKPAMPGGSEFKASAPKAKPPASVLSSDLHVTGNLRTTGDIQIEGTIEGDIRAHLLTVGEGATVKGEVIADDVVVNGRVVGRVRGLKVRLTSTARVEGDIIHKTIAIESGAHFEGSVQRQDDPLNSGAKGSAASAAAAAAAPKDPAS, from the coding sequence ATGTTTTCTAAAAGCAAAATCAACGAACCTGGCCCGAAGGCCGATAGCACAACACCTGCTTCTGGCGCTGACAAGGGAGCCCCTGCGGCCCCAAGCAAGCCAGCCATGCCCGGCGGCAGCGAGTTCAAGGCGTCAGCCCCTAAAGCCAAGCCGCCAGCCTCGGTATTGTCATCAGACCTGCATGTGACAGGCAACCTGCGCACAACTGGCGATATTCAGATTGAAGGCACAATTGAGGGCGACATCCGCGCGCATCTTCTGACAGTGGGCGAAGGCGCAACTGTTAAGGGCGAAGTGATCGCGGATGATGTGGTCGTGAATGGCCGCGTTGTTGGCCGTGTGCGCGGCCTCAAGGTCCGCCTCACCTCAACAGCCCGTGTTGAAGGCGATATCATTCATAAGACCATCGCCATTGAGAGCGGTGCGCATTTTGAAGGCTCTGTTCAGCGCCAAGACGATCCGCTCAACTCAGGCGCTAAAGGCAGCGCTGCGTCAGCCGCAGCCGCCGCAGCAGCCCCCAAAGACCCAGCGTCATAA
- a CDS encoding MFS transporter, with amino-acid sequence MTDLTRALQETAVPVSFVAPEKRRLVLIAAILASALGFIDGSVLAIALPAMRESLGAGLAEAQWIYNGYMLMLSAFVLAGGALGDKLGLGRSFASGIAAFVAASLLCALAQTPEQMIAARVLQGLGAAVMVPGSLAAITRAYPRDERGGAIGLWAASSSLTTALGPLLGGAFLSYGGPEAWRFIFAINLPLGALAIWLIVANTRDTRTNRSTQIDIWGGGLASLAFFFIAFSFTQAEPLYGLTGLAVLCVFVWHEAHCPAPMIDIKLFKLRDFSAVNLATLLMWMGFQGVLFYLPMTLIAGWGQAALLTALSFTPMAIFIAVLSPRMGRLADRIGPRPLIAAGALVVASGFIGLSFGVTTGAFWLGILPATSLIGLGLGMAVAPLTTAVVNSVPDESAGTASGVNNAAARVAGLMGVASLGMIAQAGYLAAGGQDSFGAFSTDVTHGAAMIIGFQFVAYGAAFFATLGAVIVWLGMGAQASSSASQ; translated from the coding sequence ATGACTGATTTGACACGGGCATTGCAGGAGACTGCAGTGCCCGTTTCCTTTGTGGCGCCGGAAAAACGCCGTCTTGTTTTGATCGCAGCTATTCTTGCGTCGGCGCTTGGCTTTATTGACGGGTCTGTCTTGGCGATCGCCCTGCCTGCCATGCGCGAGAGCCTCGGCGCGGGGCTTGCAGAGGCGCAATGGATCTACAACGGCTATATGCTCATGCTCAGCGCCTTTGTGCTTGCGGGTGGCGCGCTCGGCGACAAGCTTGGCCTTGGGCGCAGCTTTGCAAGTGGGATCGCAGCATTTGTGGCGGCGTCACTCCTCTGCGCGCTGGCACAAACGCCTGAGCAGATGATCGCAGCACGTGTGCTGCAAGGACTTGGGGCCGCGGTCATGGTACCTGGCTCTCTCGCGGCCATCACCCGTGCTTACCCCCGCGACGAGCGTGGCGGCGCTATCGGGCTTTGGGCGGCAAGCTCGTCTCTTACCACGGCGCTTGGGCCACTTTTGGGCGGCGCATTTCTCAGCTACGGCGGACCTGAGGCTTGGCGCTTTATCTTTGCGATCAACCTCCCGCTAGGGGCGCTCGCGATATGGCTCATTGTGGCCAACACACGCGACACGCGCACAAACCGATCTACTCAGATTGACATTTGGGGGGGCGGACTGGCTTCGCTCGCGTTCTTTTTCATCGCCTTTTCCTTCACACAGGCAGAGCCACTCTACGGGCTCACAGGGCTTGCAGTGCTTTGCGTTTTTGTCTGGCACGAAGCCCACTGCCCTGCCCCGATGATTGATATCAAGCTTTTCAAATTGCGTGATTTTTCGGCTGTGAACCTTGCCACGCTTTTGATGTGGATGGGGTTTCAGGGCGTTCTGTTTTATCTGCCGATGACGCTGATTGCGGGATGGGGGCAAGCCGCCTTGCTGACAGCGCTGAGCTTTACGCCAATGGCGATATTTATTGCTGTGCTGTCGCCGCGCATGGGGCGGCTGGCCGACCGCATCGGCCCAAGGCCTCTCATTGCGGCGGGCGCACTTGTTGTGGCCTCTGGCTTTATCGGGCTGAGCTTTGGGGTGACCACAGGGGCCTTCTGGCTTGGCATTCTTCCAGCAACCTCACTGATCGGACTTGGACTGGGCATGGCTGTTGCCCCGTTGACCACTGCTGTGGTCAATTCGGTGCCAGACGAGAGCGCAGGCACGGCCTCTGGCGTGAACAATGCGGCAGCGCGGGTCGCAGGGCTGATGGGCGTTGCGAGCCTTGGAATGATCGCACAGGCGGGCTATCTCGCGGCAGGTGGCCAAGACAGCTTTGGGGCCTTTTCAACAGATGTGACTCACGGCGCTGCCATGATCATAGGCTTTCAGTTCGTGGCTTATGGTGCGGCCTTTTTTGCGACTTTGGGCGCGGTTATTGTCTGGTTGGGAATGGGCGCTCAAGCGTCGAGTTCAGCATCCCAGTAG
- a CDS encoding HNH endonuclease, with translation MDGTFRTDFQRNPASLKQHPALVLNADYRPLSYYPLSLWPWQEAVKAAWLDRVDIIAEYDEVVRSPSTVIRIPSVVVLKDYVKPQKRVAFTRFNLFLRDEFCCQYCGAKGDLTFDHVVPRAAGGVTSWQNVVAACSPCNLKKGSKSLRQCGLHLRKPPRPPAAEELRNMGRKFPPNHLHDSWMDFLYWDAELDA, from the coding sequence ATGGACGGTACGTTTAGGACAGACTTTCAGCGCAACCCGGCAAGCCTCAAACAGCATCCTGCATTGGTGCTCAACGCCGACTATAGACCCCTCAGTTATTACCCGCTGTCGCTTTGGCCTTGGCAAGAAGCCGTCAAAGCGGCGTGGTTGGATCGGGTGGATATCATCGCAGAATATGACGAGGTGGTGCGCAGCCCCTCGACGGTGATCAGGATCCCATCTGTCGTTGTCCTCAAAGATTATGTCAAACCTCAAAAGCGCGTGGCCTTCACGCGCTTTAATTTGTTTTTGAGGGATGAATTTTGCTGCCAATACTGCGGAGCAAAAGGTGACCTCACCTTTGACCATGTGGTTCCACGCGCCGCAGGTGGTGTGACAAGCTGGCAAAATGTGGTGGCCGCCTGTAGCCCCTGCAACCTCAAGAAAGGCTCAAAAAGCCTGCGCCAGTGCGGGCTTCATCTGCGCAAGCCGCCGCGGCCGCCCGCCGCTGAAGAGCTTCGGAATATGGGGCGCAAATTTCCACCCAATCATTTGCACGACAGCTGGATGGACTTCCTCTACTGGGATGCTGAACTCGACGCTTGA
- the mltG gene encoding endolytic transglycosylase MltG, which produces MWRHIASNALTMLIVAIFLLGGLILWGQTEYSAEGPLEEQICLRVERGSNVNRVSKTLEDQGAITSGMLLRVGMDYADLTGDLKAGSYLVPAKSTMKDIADIITRGGASTCGTEIVYRIGVTQLSNLVRELDPATSTYIEKAKFDPAAEEAPAEYLDVRDRADTRFRIAVAEGVTSWQIVEGLKRISLLDGDVSEVPAEGSLAPQSYEVKKGDKREELLAEMAERQDSILAEAWENRVEGLPVNSPEEALILASLIEKETGVAEERRQVASVFVNRLRLGMKLQTDPAVIYGITLGQGVLGRGLRRSELRAATPYNTYVIDALTPTPIANPGRASIEAALDPDSTDYIFFVADGTGGHAFAVTLAEHNANVARWRQIEAERAAD; this is translated from the coding sequence ATGTGGCGTCACATTGCTTCAAATGCTCTGACGATGCTTATCGTCGCGATTTTCTTGCTTGGCGGTCTGATCCTTTGGGGTCAGACCGAGTATAGCGCGGAAGGCCCGCTAGAAGAGCAAATCTGCCTGCGTGTTGAGCGCGGAAGCAATGTCAATCGCGTCAGTAAAACTCTTGAAGATCAAGGTGCTATCACATCAGGTATGCTCCTGCGTGTCGGCATGGATTATGCCGACCTAACGGGTGATCTTAAGGCAGGCAGCTATCTCGTTCCGGCCAAATCGACGATGAAAGACATCGCGGATATCATCACCCGTGGCGGCGCAAGCACCTGCGGCACTGAGATCGTTTATCGCATTGGCGTGACACAGCTTTCCAACCTCGTGCGAGAGCTTGACCCCGCCACAAGCACCTATATCGAAAAGGCCAAGTTCGATCCCGCTGCTGAGGAAGCCCCCGCCGAATATCTTGATGTGCGCGACCGTGCCGATACACGCTTTCGGATCGCCGTCGCCGAGGGCGTGACAAGCTGGCAGATCGTTGAAGGGCTCAAGCGCATTTCGCTTCTTGACGGGGATGTTTCCGAAGTGCCCGCCGAAGGCAGCCTTGCGCCGCAAAGCTATGAAGTCAAAAAAGGCGACAAGCGCGAAGAACTTTTGGCTGAAATGGCCGAGCGACAAGACAGCATTCTGGCTGAGGCCTGGGAAAACCGTGTCGAAGGCCTGCCTGTGAACAGCCCCGAAGAGGCGCTCATCTTGGCCTCTTTGATTGAAAAAGAAACAGGCGTCGCTGAAGAGCGCAGACAAGTCGCGAGCGTTTTTGTGAACCGTCTGCGCCTTGGAATGAAGCTCCAAACTGACCCCGCCGTGATCTACGGGATCACATTGGGGCAGGGTGTTCTGGGGCGCGGATTGCGCCGCTCCGAGCTGCGCGCAGCGACCCCTTACAACACATATGTCATCGACGCGCTGACGCCAACGCCGATCGCCAACCCTGGCCGCGCGAGCATTGAAGCCGCACTTGATCCTGACAGCACCGACTACATTTTCTTTGTTGCGGATGGCACAGGCGGTCACGCTTTTGCTGTGACGCTGGCTGAGCACAACGCCAATGTTGCCCGCTGGCGCCAGATCGAAGCAGAGCGCGCCGCCGACTGA
- the fabF gene encoding beta-ketoacyl-ACP synthase II: MRRVVVTGLGLVTPVGGGVEDSWKNILAGKSGAARITQFDPERVTTKYACEVKHGDGTDGTFNADDWMEPKERRKVDDFILYGIAAAAQAVKDADWTPEDEESRLRTGVMIGSGIGGLKSIEATTLLMAEKGPRRVSPFFIPGALINLISGQVGIRYGFKGPNHSVVTACSTGAHAIGDASRLIQHGDADVMVAGGAEAAICEIGIAGFNACKALSTGHDEDPTKASRPWDANRDGFVMGEGAGVVVLEEYEHAKARGAKIYAEVAGYGLSGDAYHITAPPPDHEGAERAMRAACANAGISPTEIDYVNAHGTSTMADTIELGAVERMMGPEASAKLSMSSTKSMTGHLLGAAGAIEAIFSILAIRDQVAPPTINLETVDCETVVDLCAGEKRERKIDIALSNSFGFGGTNASVIFRKVD, translated from the coding sequence ATGCGTCGCGTGGTTGTTACAGGACTAGGGCTGGTCACACCTGTTGGGGGTGGCGTCGAGGACAGCTGGAAGAATATTTTGGCAGGCAAGTCAGGGGCAGCGCGGATTACGCAGTTTGATCCAGAGCGTGTCACCACCAAATATGCCTGCGAAGTCAAGCACGGCGACGGCACAGATGGAACCTTCAATGCAGACGATTGGATGGAGCCCAAAGAACGCCGTAAAGTCGATGACTTTATCCTCTACGGGATCGCTGCTGCCGCTCAGGCCGTAAAGGACGCTGACTGGACTCCAGAAGACGAAGAGAGCCGCCTGCGCACAGGCGTGATGATCGGCTCTGGTATTGGTGGGCTCAAATCTATTGAGGCCACAACGCTGCTGATGGCCGAAAAGGGCCCGCGTCGTGTATCGCCGTTCTTTATTCCAGGCGCTTTGATCAACCTGATTTCAGGCCAAGTGGGGATCCGCTATGGCTTCAAAGGGCCAAACCACTCTGTTGTGACAGCCTGCTCGACAGGCGCTCACGCGATTGGCGATGCATCGCGCCTCATCCAGCATGGTGATGCGGATGTGATGGTCGCAGGTGGTGCAGAAGCCGCCATTTGTGAAATCGGCATCGCTGGTTTCAACGCCTGCAAAGCCCTCTCCACTGGTCACGACGAAGACCCAACCAAAGCGTCTCGCCCTTGGGACGCAAACCGCGATGGCTTCGTCATGGGCGAGGGCGCGGGCGTTGTCGTGCTTGAAGAATACGAGCACGCCAAAGCGCGCGGCGCGAAGATCTATGCCGAAGTGGCGGGCTATGGCCTATCAGGCGACGCCTACCACATCACAGCGCCTCCCCCCGATCACGAGGGGGCCGAGCGCGCCATGCGGGCGGCCTGTGCCAATGCCGGCATCAGCCCCACCGAGATTGACTATGTCAACGCCCACGGCACATCGACCATGGCCGACACAATCGAGCTTGGCGCTGTCGAGCGGATGATGGGACCAGAGGCCTCAGCCAAGCTTTCCATGTCGTCAACCAAGTCGATGACAGGGCACTTGCTTGGCGCGGCGGGCGCGATTGAAGCGATTTTCTCAATCCTCGCGATCCGTGATCAGGTTGCCCCGCCCACGATCAACCTTGAGACAGTCGATTGTGAGACCGTGGTAGACCTATGTGCAGGTGAAAAGCGCGAGCGCAAGATCGACATCGCGCTTTCAAACAGCTTCGGTTTTGGCGGCACGAACGCATCGGTTATTTTCCGAAAGGTAGACTAA
- a CDS encoding PilZ domain-containing protein, whose translation MLRLTRLFSQSCLGLVFWATSLAAETCEIEQWLVDFQIATVNFVEEAYTPMADEMASRLQNVASEHSNDSLRRALRDSGHEEHEALILRVTEHQKLMLRSFNRYGPQKLFETRQVKKMRALLGPLQEVLQGLDCAEDPSWGPSGGVGSNFPIGPHRPVATSFALLGLIAFIAGALTLHTRYIQKCRRREQRYPCNRAVQLSAYNRTQAAQSLDISQNGMKLRSDWQCPLGTPCQVIIGNIFIAGKIRWSNAEYCGVNFDHPLDQTVLQQVLELGQTAPNAVPA comes from the coding sequence ATGCTTAGACTCACGAGACTTTTTTCACAAAGCTGCCTTGGCCTTGTCTTTTGGGCCACAAGTCTTGCAGCAGAGACTTGCGAAATCGAGCAATGGCTGGTCGATTTCCAAATCGCGACGGTGAATTTTGTCGAGGAGGCCTATACGCCAATGGCAGACGAGATGGCGTCGCGTTTGCAAAATGTCGCCAGCGAACACTCAAATGACTCGCTGCGCAGAGCACTTAGAGATTCGGGGCATGAAGAGCATGAGGCTCTTATTTTACGGGTCACCGAACATCAAAAGCTAATGTTACGATCCTTCAACCGGTATGGCCCCCAAAAGCTTTTTGAAACACGGCAAGTGAAGAAAATGCGGGCGTTGCTCGGCCCCTTGCAAGAGGTCTTGCAAGGGCTTGATTGCGCTGAAGACCCGTCCTGGGGGCCTTCAGGTGGCGTTGGCTCAAACTTTCCGATTGGCCCTCACCGCCCCGTGGCGACATCATTCGCTTTGCTCGGGCTGATCGCTTTTATTGCAGGCGCATTGACGCTGCACACACGCTATATCCAGAAGTGTCGCCGTCGGGAGCAGCGGTATCCATGTAATCGCGCCGTTCAGCTCAGCGCCTACAACAGAACACAAGCCGCCCAGAGCCTTGATATCAGTCAAAACGGCATGAAGCTGCGTTCAGACTGGCAATGTCCGCTGGGCACACCCTGTCAGGTGATCATCGGTAATATTTTCATTGCGGGTAAAATTAGATGGAGCAACGCAGAGTATTGTGGCGTGAACTTTGACCACCCGTTGGATCAGACCGTGCTCCAGCAAGTGCTAGAGCTGGGCCAGACAGCGCCGAACGCGGTGCCCGCATAA
- a CDS encoding acyl carrier protein codes for MSDVADRVKKIVVEHLGVEEDKVVENASFIDDLGADSLDTVELVMAFEEEFGIEIPDDAAETIQTFGDAVKFIKEAA; via the coding sequence ATGAGCGACGTCGCAGACCGCGTAAAAAAAATCGTTGTTGAGCACCTTGGTGTAGAAGAAGACAAAGTTGTGGAAAACGCATCTTTCATCGACGATCTGGGCGCAGACAGCCTCGATACCGTCGAGCTGGTCATGGCTTTTGAAGAAGAATTCGGGATCGAAATCCCTGATGACGCAGCCGAAACAATCCAGACGTTTGGCGACGCTGTAAAGTTCATCAAAGAAGCAGCATAA
- the fabG gene encoding 3-oxoacyl-ACP reductase FabG translates to MFDLTGKCALVTGASGGIGGAIATALHGAGATVALSGTREEPLKALAAELGDRAHVLPCNLSDAEAVDALPKQAIEAMGALDILVNNAGITRDQLFMRMSDDEWQSVLDVNLTSTMRLCRGVMRPMMKARWGRIINISSIVGATGNPGQANYAASKAGMVGMTKSIAYEVASRGITANAIAPGFIATAMTDKLTDEQKEKINVQIPAARMGQPEEIAAAVLYLASPEAAYVTGATLHVNGGMAML, encoded by the coding sequence ATGTTTGATCTGACAGGAAAATGCGCACTCGTGACAGGCGCTTCAGGCGGAATCGGCGGAGCCATCGCCACAGCACTCCACGGGGCAGGGGCGACAGTCGCGCTTTCGGGCACACGCGAAGAGCCGCTCAAGGCGCTTGCCGCAGAGCTTGGGGATCGCGCGCATGTGTTGCCCTGCAACCTTTCCGATGCGGAGGCCGTTGATGCCCTCCCCAAACAGGCGATTGAGGCCATGGGGGCGCTTGATATTCTTGTCAACAACGCTGGGATCACCCGAGATCAGCTTTTCATGCGGATGTCTGATGACGAGTGGCAGAGCGTTCTGGACGTCAACCTGACCTCTACTATGCGCCTTTGTCGCGGTGTCATGCGTCCCATGATGAAAGCTCGCTGGGGTCGCATTATCAACATTAGCTCTATCGTCGGCGCCACTGGCAATCCAGGCCAGGCCAACTATGCAGCCTCAAAGGCGGGTATGGTGGGTATGACCAAATCTATCGCCTATGAAGTCGCCAGCCGCGGCATCACAGCCAACGCCATCGCACCTGGTTTTATTGCGACAGCAATGACTGACAAGCTCACCGACGAGCAAAAAGAAAAAATCAACGTGCAAATTCCTGCAGCACGGATGGGCCAGCCCGAAGAGATCGCGGCGGCGGTTCTTTACCTTGCTAGCCCTGAAGCTGCTTATGTGACAGGGGCCACGCTGCACGTGAATGGCGGAATGGCCATGCTTTAA
- the fabD gene encoding ACP S-malonyltransferase, with translation MSRAFVFPGQGAQTIGMGRALAEAYPAAKAVFDEVDEALGEKLSALIWEGEIEALTLTQNAQPALMATSLAALRALEAEGVKITDAKLVAGHSLGEYSALAAAGALSVADTARLLRIRGKAMQEAVPVGVGAMAALLGLDFATAQTVAAEAAQGDVCQAANDNDPSQVVVSGHKAAVERAVELAKAAGAKRAMLLPVSAPFHCALMAPAADVMAEALASVEINAPAVPLVANVSAEALSDPVMIRALLVEQVTGSVRWRESVLYMGETQGISEIWEIGAGKALSGMVRRINKDIACRNIGTPEDIAGALEALNG, from the coding sequence ATGAGCCGCGCATTCGTATTTCCAGGGCAAGGTGCCCAAACCATCGGTATGGGCCGCGCTTTGGCCGAAGCCTATCCAGCCGCAAAAGCCGTGTTTGACGAAGTCGACGAAGCCTTGGGCGAAAAGCTGAGCGCGCTGATCTGGGAGGGCGAAATTGAAGCCCTCACGCTCACGCAAAATGCCCAGCCCGCTTTGATGGCGACTTCTCTCGCCGCGCTGCGCGCCCTTGAGGCCGAAGGTGTGAAGATCACGGACGCAAAACTAGTTGCGGGGCATTCTCTCGGTGAATATTCCGCCTTGGCGGCTGCTGGGGCGCTCTCTGTGGCCGATACGGCCCGCCTTCTGCGTATTCGTGGCAAAGCGATGCAAGAGGCCGTGCCAGTCGGCGTCGGGGCAATGGCCGCGCTTCTGGGGCTCGATTTTGCCACAGCGCAAACAGTCGCAGCTGAGGCCGCACAGGGCGATGTCTGCCAAGCCGCAAATGATAATGATCCGAGCCAAGTGGTTGTTTCTGGGCACAAAGCTGCCGTTGAGCGCGCCGTTGAACTTGCCAAAGCGGCAGGCGCTAAGCGCGCGATGCTTCTGCCTGTGAGCGCACCGTTTCACTGCGCCCTGATGGCGCCCGCCGCCGATGTAATGGCCGAAGCACTTGCCAGCGTAGAGATAAACGCGCCGGCCGTGCCGCTTGTGGCCAATGTGAGCGCCGAGGCGCTGTCTGATCCAGTCATGATCCGCGCGCTCTTGGTTGAGCAGGTGACAGGCTCGGTGCGCTGGCGTGAAAGCGTCCTTTACATGGGTGAAACCCAAGGGATCAGCGAAATTTGGGAAATCGGCGCAGGCAAAGCGCTTTCAGGTATGGTGCGCCGCATCAACAAAGACATCGCTTGCCGCAATATCGGCACGCCAGAAGACATTGCCGGCGCGCTTGAGGCGTTGAACGGATAA
- the rpsF gene encoding 30S ribosomal protein S6, producing MPLYEHVFIMRQDLSNTQAEGLVEHFSAVLTDNGGSVSETEYWGVKTMAYKINKNRKGHYAYLRTDAPATAVQEMERLMRLHDDVMRILTIKVDAHEEGPSAQMQKREERRERR from the coding sequence ATGCCGCTCTATGAGCATGTTTTCATTATGCGTCAGGACCTGTCCAACACGCAAGCCGAAGGCCTTGTCGAACACTTTAGCGCCGTCCTCACGGACAACGGTGGCTCAGTTTCAGAAACTGAGTACTGGGGCGTTAAAACGATGGCCTACAAAATCAACAAAAACCGCAAGGGCCATTATGCCTACCTGCGCACCGACGCTCCTGCGACGGCTGTTCAGGAAATGGAACGCCTCATGCGCCTGCATGATGACGTGATGCGCATCCTGACCATCAAGGTTGATGCCCACGAAGAAGGCCCTTCGGCTCAAATGCAAAAACGCGAAGAGCGCCGCGAGCGCCGCTAA
- the rpsR gene encoding 30S ribosomal protein S18 → MATKPFFRRRKVCPFSGDSAPKIDYKDTKLLQRYISERGKIVPSRITAVSAKKQRELARAIKRARFLALLPYAVK, encoded by the coding sequence ATGGCTACGAAACCATTTTTCCGCCGTCGCAAAGTCTGCCCTTTCTCAGGGGATTCCGCGCCGAAAATCGATTACAAAGACACGAAACTGCTCCAGCGCTACATTTCTGAGCGCGGCAAAATCGTGCCATCACGCATCACAGCCGTATCGGCCAAGAAGCAACGCGAACTGGCCCGTGCCATCAAACGCGCCCGCTTCCTCGCCCTGCTGCCTTACGCCGTGAAATAA
- the rplI gene encoding 50S ribosomal protein L9: MQVILLERVAKLGQMGDVVDVKAGYARNYLLPQKKALTASAANIAGFEAQKAQLETQNLETKKEAEDMASRLDGQQFIVIRQASDAGALYGSVTPRDAAEAATEAGFTVDRKQVSVEAPIKHLGVHNMFVRLHPEVSATIEINVARSTEEAALQASGKSIQELAAEAEAEAEFEIAELFDDIGAAANDDDMDDAPRAEATESDEASDEA, from the coding sequence ATGCAAGTTATCCTTCTTGAACGTGTGGCCAAGCTTGGCCAAATGGGCGACGTCGTTGACGTAAAAGCCGGCTATGCGCGCAACTATCTTCTGCCACAGAAGAAAGCGCTGACAGCTTCGGCTGCCAACATTGCTGGTTTTGAAGCGCAAAAAGCGCAGCTCGAAACACAGAACCTCGAAACCAAAAAAGAAGCCGAAGATATGGCGAGCCGTCTCGACGGTCAGCAGTTTATCGTGATTCGTCAGGCTTCTGATGCGGGCGCACTTTACGGCTCAGTCACACCACGTGACGCAGCCGAAGCTGCAACCGAAGCTGGTTTCACAGTTGATCGCAAACAGGTTTCTGTTGAAGCGCCGATCAAACATCTGGGCGTGCACAACATGTTTGTGCGTCTGCACCCAGAAGTCAGCGCTACAATCGAAATCAACGTGGCCCGCTCAACAGAAGAAGCCGCGCTGCAAGCGTCAGGCAAGTCGATCCAAGAACTCGCCGCTGAAGCAGAAGCTGAAGCCGAATTCGAGATCGCCGAACTGTTTGACGATATCGGCGCTGCAGCCAATGACGACGACATGGACGATGCGCCCCGCGCAGAGGCCACTGAGTCAGACGAGGCCAGCGACGAAGCCTAA